The genomic segment ACCTGGAAGACAGTTGCGCGGCGAAAGGGGGCCAGCGTCGAGTGTAGCGGCGTGCTTACGGCTCGGCACTTAGCGGGCGCACTGGTCTTTTGAGAGACACAACGAAGATCATGCAAGTCCGTTCGAGCGATGGTTAGGCTCCCGGTTTCCTGGTGCGCGCAGTCTTGGCGCCGCTCTTCTTGCCGCGCTTTGCCCGCCGACCCTTGTAGGTCTCGAAGCGATCACGGAGCACGAACACGTAGTCAAGAATCGCCTCGGAAAAATCTACCAAGTCCTCGGCGTCTTCGTGGCTGATGCGAGCGTTCATGTCGTGGGCGGCGAGATTGCCATCATCCCGTAGCGCGCTTGCCCATTCGAAAAGCCTGTCGTCGATGACGTTCTTCTTGTGCAGTTCCTTGAGACTAGTGGAGAGATTCCGAACCGTCCCGAGGTGATGCGCGCAGATGCCCTCGAGCGTCCGGCGACACATAAGCGCAGTCGCGAGGTAGTGGCCAGATTCTTGACATCGGATGGCCTCCCTGAAGGAGCGTCGGAGTTCATTTGGAATTTGGGAGCTCAGCCGTCGAATCGGAGGATACAGGCGCTTCGGGGAGTCCCACGGTTGTCCTTCTTCTGGGCGCCATTGATAGATGAGCAGCGGCGTCTCGCATGAAGGACATTTGAGGAACGCGTAGCGAACGTCGAACTCGACCTCGTTGTCGAA from the Deltaproteobacteria bacterium genome contains:
- a CDS encoding DUF4145 domain-containing protein, which produces MLVECIRCKARVNADELANFIGFDNEVEFDVRYAFLKCPSCETPLLIYQWRPEEGQPWDSPKRLYPPIRRLSSQIPNELRRSFREAIRCQESGHYLATALMCRRTLEGICAHHLGTVRNLSTSLKELHKKNVIDDRLFEWASALRDDGNLAAHDMNARISHEDAEDLVDFSEAILDYVFVLRDRFETYKGRRAKRGKKSGAKTARTRKPGA